The Kaistella daneshvariae genomic sequence AAATTTGAAAAAAACGAAAAAAGCCTCAAATAGCAGCTAATTTTTTTGAATTAAATGGAATGATGCATTTTGCTAAACTGAAAAATCTGGGGGTTTTAGCGGCTAAATTTTCTTATTTAAAGTTGCGATTAAGAAATTCTATAACCGAAAAAAAGCCTCAAATAGCAGCTATTTTTTTTGAATTAAATGGAATGATGCATTTTGCTAAACTGGAAAATTTGGCGGTTTTTGCGGCTAAATTTTCTTATTTAAGTTCCGATTAAGAAATTCAAAAACCGAAAAAAAGCCTCAAATAGCAGCTGATTTTTTTGAATTAAATGGAATGATGCATTTTGCTAAACTGAAAAATCTGGGGGTTTTAGCGGGGAATTTTTGCGGCGCGAGGTTGCAGCCCGACTTGAACGGAGCTCTTTTTGCGCAGCGCAGCGGAGCAAAAAAGCGGGAGTGGAAGGCGGATAAAGCTGCCCAAATAAAAAGTAAAAACTATTTTTCCCGATACCGAAAATATGCCGTTAAAAGGGCAAGATTTACCAAAACGGCAAAGGCGTTGGAGAGAATGATGGGCAGTTCATCTTTTAAAACTCCGTACCACACCCAAAGCGAGAGTCCCACGATGAGCACGATAATCATCATCAGAGAAAGATCTTCCACATTTTTTTCTTTCAGCACTTTAAGGAGTTGCGGCAGCATGGCCACCGAGGTGATGCCGCCGGCGACGAGACCTAAAATATTTTCATTCATGTTTTTGGAGTATGAAACGAATTTAGAAAAATTCGGGGAAATGGAATGGAAAAAATCTGCCGCTACAACAGGTATTTTTTTAAAAATAAAAAAGCTTCAAATTTCCGTTTGAAGCTTTGGACTGAGAAACAGGAAACACCACCTAATCTTTATATATATATACAGTGCAGGCCTTTAACGAAAATTTTACTAAGGCTATCTAAACGAAATTGTTCGAGAGA encodes the following:
- a CDS encoding SemiSWEET transporter, coding for MNENILGLVAGGITSVAMLPQLLKVLKEKNVEDLSLMMIIVLIVGLSLWVWYGVLKDELPIILSNAFAVLVNLALLTAYFRYREK